The genomic region TTGGGCTTAATTGCGGCGGGGGACCCAAGCAGATGGAAGAGCACGTTAGATATTTATCTCAAAATTCGAGCGTTCCCATAGCCGTTCTTGCCAACGCCGGTCTTCCGGAAATAGTTAACGGTGTCGCCAGATACGATCTTTCGGCGGAGGAGTTCGGTAAATGGGCAGAGTACTACACTCGAGAACTGGGCGTTCAAATAGTAGGCGGGTGCTGCGGGACGACGTCGGAACATATTCGTTCGGTAGCGGATAAAATCACCCCCTCCCTTTGTAAGGGAGGGAAGGGGGAGGGAGACAACAGTTCAATTGTTCTACCAGCTCTAACTCCTCTCCCTCGACAAGGCTCGGGGCATGCTTACAAATGGGGAGAATATTTCTCATCACTTTACTCTCCAGTAGCCGTCGATCAGGAGCCAAGGCCGCTTATCGTTGGCGAGCGGATGAATATTAACGGTTCAAAAGAGTTCAGAGAACATATTTTAAAGGACGATTTTACCGCCGCCTCTCTCTTTGCCAAGCGTCAGGCGGGGACCGGAGCGCACGTTCTGGACCTTTCCGTTGCCTATGCCGGAAGGGACGAGGCACAAGATATTTCTGCAATGGCTTTGTCGCTCGCGGCATCATCCACTCTTCCTATAATGATCGATTCAACGAACCCCGAGGCGATAGAGGCGGCGCTTAAGAGGCTTCCCGGAAGGTCCGTGATCAATTCGATAAATCTGGAAGATGGAGGCAAAAAAGCGGTCATAATGATCAAGCTTGCCAAGAAATTCGGCGCAGGTCTTGTTGCGCTCACGATCGACGAAAAAGGAATGGCGCGAGACGCCGACACCAAGCTAAAGATCGCCAATAGGCTGATAAAGCTCTGCGAGGATCTAAATGCGCCGCTCTTTATAGACCTTCTTACGTTTACGCTTGCCGACCCTGAGGCGGCAAAGTTCGGGAGCGGTCATGAAACTCTTAAGGCGATAAAAAAACTCAAAACGATTTATTCTTCGGGCAAGCGAAGCGCGTCGAGAAGTCCGGTTCTGGGCCGGTCGAAGGGTTCTCGACTTCGCTCGAACGATAATGTTCGTAGCATCTTAGGTGTCAGCAACATTTCGTACGGCCTAAAGCCCGAGATGAGAAAGGTCTTAAACAGCGTCTTTCTTTTTGAGGCGGTAAAGGCCGGTCTTGATGCGGCCATCGTCCATGCAGGGCAGATACTCCCCATTCATAAAATAGATAAAAAGGCGCTGAACCTTGCGCAGGAACTTATCTTTTGTAAAAGGAAGGATGCTCTGCAGAAGTTCATAGGGCATTTTGAGGGGAAGAAAGAAGCGGGAAGCAGGAAACAAGAGAAGAGAATGTCTGATGAGGAGAGGTTGAAATATTCCGTTATCGACGGCGACAGGTTGGAGCTTGAGAAAATAATACCTACGATCATCAAGATATATCCGCCGACAGAGATAATAAGCAAGATCCTCCTTCCGGCAATGCGGACGGTCGGCGAAAAGTTCGGGAGAGGAGAGCTTGCCCTACCTTTCGTTCTCCAGTCGGCGGAGGTGATGAGGAGATCCGTTTCCTTGCTTGAGCCGTTTATGGACAGGACAAAGATGAAAGAGCAGGGGAAGATGGTCATTGCAACGGTAAGGGGCGACGTTCACGATATAGGCAAGAATCTTGTGGATATAATACTTACGAACAACGGCTTTAAAGTTGTGAACTTGGGTGTCAAACAGCCTATCGAGTCGATCATCATGGCCATAGAGACAGAGAAACCTCAGGCGGTTGGGCTTTCGGGGCTCCTTGTCCAGTCATGCCTCATAATGAAGGATGACCTTATCGAGCTCTCGCACCGGGGCATAACCATTCCTGTAATATGTGGCGGCGCGGCGCTAACCGGTAAATTCGTAGAGAACGAACTACAAAAGGCCTATAAGGGAAAAGTTTATTACGCAAAGGATGCTTTCGAAGGACTTAAAATAATGCAGTCACTATGAATCCTCCATTTTACGGTGTCAAAACAGTCAAAAGTATTCCGTTAGACGAGATCTTTCGGTTAATAGATACCCATGCCCTTTTT from Deltaproteobacteria bacterium CG11_big_fil_rev_8_21_14_0_20_49_13 harbors:
- a CDS encoding methionine synthase codes for the protein MDFSHLLISGKIIVFDGAMGTALASPRNDKCPNANERTNCNEELNLTHPEIVKSVHLDFLNAGARVIETNTFGANRLVLAEYGLEDKVSEINLAAANIARAAINESLITNNESRFVSGSVGPTSKLPTLGHISFDEMVVIYKEQISALIEGGVDLLQIETCQDILQAKAAIIACKEVISRSVINAHDDVRNKIPIIVTLTIESSGTTLLGTEVGAALAALEPLGISAFGLNCGGGPKQMEEHVRYLSQNSSVPIAVLANAGLPEIVNGVARYDLSAEEFGKWAEYYTRELGVQIVGGCCGTTSEHIRSVADKITPSLCKGGKGEGDNSSIVLPALTPLPRQGSGHAYKWGEYFSSLYSPVAVDQEPRPLIVGERMNINGSKEFREHILKDDFTAASLFAKRQAGTGAHVLDLSVAYAGRDEAQDISAMALSLAASSTLPIMIDSTNPEAIEAALKRLPGRSVINSINLEDGGKKAVIMIKLAKKFGAGLVALTIDEKGMARDADTKLKIANRLIKLCEDLNAPLFIDLLTFTLADPEAAKFGSGHETLKAIKKLKTIYSSGKRSASRSPVLGRSKGSRLRSNDNVRSILGVSNISYGLKPEMRKVLNSVFLFEAVKAGLDAAIVHAGQILPIHKIDKKALNLAQELIFCKRKDALQKFIGHFEGKKEAGSRKQEKRMSDEERLKYSVIDGDRLELEKIIPTIIKIYPPTEIISKILLPAMRTVGEKFGRGELALPFVLQSAEVMRRSVSLLEPFMDRTKMKEQGKMVIATVRGDVHDIGKNLVDIILTNNGFKVVNLGVKQPIESIIMAIETEKPQAVGLSGLLVQSCLIMKDDLIELSHRGITIPVICGGAALTGKFVENELQKAYKGKVYYAKDAFEGLKIMQSL